Proteins found in one Thermoplasmata archaeon genomic segment:
- a CDS encoding 30S ribosomal protein S19, with translation MARKMGGLAKAARRKLRKRAGLVETRRKKEFTYRGYTLEEMKAMTLEEIVELLPARARRSFVRGLDEERTRFVDKLRANGTEEAVRTHCRDVPILPDFVGKKVAIHNGKEFVTVDIKPEMIGHYIGEFAMTRKTVVVHSGPGVGATRSSKFMPLK, from the coding sequence ATGGCGCGCAAGATGGGTGGGCTGGCCAAGGCGGCACGCAGGAAGCTGCGGAAGCGCGCCGGCCTCGTCGAGACGCGAAGGAAGAAGGAGTTCACCTACCGGGGCTACACCCTCGAGGAGATGAAGGCGATGACCCTCGAGGAAATCGTCGAGCTCCTGCCCGCGCGGGCTCGCCGGTCCTTCGTCCGAGGCCTGGACGAGGAGCGCACGAGGTTCGTGGACAAGCTCCGCGCGAACGGGACCGAGGAGGCCGTGCGGACGCACTGCCGGGACGTTCCCATCCTCCCGGACTTCGTGGGCAAGAAGGTCGCGATCCACAACGGCAAGGAATTCGTCACGGTGGACATCAAGCCGGAGATGATCGGGCATTACATCGGCGAGTTCGCGATGACGCGCAAGACCGTGGTCGTCCACAGCGGCCCGGGCGTCGGCGCGACGCGCTCGTCCAAGTTCATGCCGCTCAAGTAG
- a CDS encoding 50S ribosomal protein L2 produces the protein MGKNLPNQRRGRGTSPTYRSPSHRHPGPVEYPHLRGEGVVTDIFQAPGHTAPLARVRYGGQEVLMIACDGLTIGQPVTIGSVNVDRGNTLSLGQIPEGTLVYNIEKIPGDGGRFVRAAGAQAVVVSQGDRTVVQLPSGKFYGFHRECRATIGAVAGAGRGEKPFTKAGKKFHAFRSFSKAYFDVRGVAKNPVDHPHGGGSHQHVGRPSTVGYDAPPGMKVGRLSPKPKRIRERKQRR, from the coding sequence ATGGGAAAGAACCTCCCGAACCAGCGGCGCGGGCGCGGCACCTCGCCGACGTATCGCTCGCCGAGCCACCGCCACCCCGGCCCCGTGGAGTATCCGCACCTCCGCGGCGAGGGCGTCGTGACGGACATCTTCCAGGCTCCGGGCCACACGGCCCCGCTCGCTCGCGTCCGGTACGGGGGCCAGGAGGTCCTCATGATCGCCTGCGACGGGCTCACGATCGGCCAGCCCGTGACGATCGGCTCCGTGAACGTGGACCGAGGGAACACGCTCTCCCTAGGCCAGATCCCGGAGGGCACCCTGGTGTACAACATCGAGAAGATCCCCGGGGACGGCGGGCGTTTCGTTCGCGCCGCAGGAGCCCAAGCCGTGGTCGTGAGCCAGGGGGACCGCACGGTCGTGCAGCTCCCCTCGGGGAAGTTCTACGGATTCCACCGCGAGTGCCGCGCCACGATCGGCGCGGTTGCGGGCGCGGGTCGCGGCGAGAAGCCCTTCACGAAGGCGGGCAAGAAGTTCCACGCCTTCCGCTCCTTCAGCAAGGCGTACTTCGACGTCCGGGGTGTCGCGAAGAACCCCGTGGACCATCCGCACGGAGGCGGCTCCCACCAACACGTCGGGCGGCCGTCCACCGTCGGCTATGACGCTCCTCCCGGCATGAAGGTCGGCCGGTTGTCACCGAAACCCAAGCGGATCCGTGAACGGAAGCAGCGGAGGTAG
- a CDS encoding 50S ribosomal protein L23 — protein MRAYDVLLHPYVTEKTLNMLQGTPAQDLKDGNRLEFLVDRRATKTDIKKAFEEIFEVKVAHVNTFVRKDGKHAIIKLKPEFSAEEIGMRIGVF, from the coding sequence ATGAGAGCCTACGATGTACTCCTCCACCCGTACGTGACCGAGAAGACCCTGAACATGCTCCAGGGCACCCCCGCCCAGGACCTGAAGGATGGCAACCGCCTCGAATTCCTCGTGGACCGCCGCGCGACGAAGACCGACATCAAGAAGGCGTTCGAGGAGATCTTCGAGGTCAAGGTCGCTCACGTGAACACGTTCGTCCGCAAGGACGGGAAGCACGCGATCATCAAGCTCAAACCCGAGTTCTCCGCCGAGGAGATCGGGATGCGGATCGGGGTGTTCTGA
- the rpl4p gene encoding 50S ribosomal protein L4 has translation MAEKDAEKKQASEEQPEAEAAPPEKRRRLRRAAPKAAKREAAEPKEEAPALKPGQVRVYSVDGEAIKTIDLPAVFRSEVRRDLILRAVTAFRANRRQPYGPNPRSGMKHSVRWSGKGHGVSRVPRLRGSMTGAQAPGTVGGRRAHPPRPDTVWAKKINAHERGLARNAALAALRDAAIVSARGHRFDERLSLPVVLEDSIETLEPEEGATREGLAILERLGLETDVERAKDGRHVRAGRGKLRGRRLREPRSLLVVVKEPTRVRRLFGNLPGVEVVSPAALNAEILAPGGDPGRLALFSEGALEILRSWHP, from the coding sequence ATGGCGGAGAAGGATGCGGAGAAGAAGCAAGCCTCCGAGGAACAGCCCGAAGCGGAGGCGGCGCCTCCGGAGAAGAGGCGGCGATTGAGGCGCGCTGCTCCCAAGGCGGCCAAGCGGGAGGCCGCGGAACCCAAGGAGGAGGCTCCCGCGCTAAAACCAGGCCAAGTGCGCGTCTACTCCGTCGATGGGGAGGCCATCAAGACGATCGACCTCCCGGCCGTATTCCGCTCCGAGGTTCGGCGGGACCTGATCCTCCGCGCCGTGACCGCATTCCGGGCCAACCGCCGCCAGCCCTACGGCCCGAATCCGCGATCCGGGATGAAGCACTCCGTGCGTTGGTCGGGGAAGGGCCACGGCGTGTCCCGGGTCCCGCGCCTGCGCGGTTCCATGACGGGCGCCCAGGCACCCGGCACTGTCGGAGGCCGCCGGGCCCACCCGCCGCGGCCCGACACGGTCTGGGCCAAGAAAATTAACGCCCACGAGCGCGGCCTCGCCCGGAACGCCGCCCTGGCGGCCCTCCGCGACGCCGCGATCGTCTCCGCCCGTGGCCACCGGTTCGACGAGCGACTTAGCCTCCCCGTGGTCCTGGAGGACTCGATCGAGACGCTGGAGCCCGAGGAGGGAGCCACCCGCGAGGGCCTCGCGATCCTCGAGCGGCTCGGGTTGGAGACGGATGTGGAGCGCGCGAAGGACGGCCGTCACGTCCGCGCGGGGCGAGGCAAGCTCCGCGGACGGCGGCTGCGGGAGCCCCGGAGCCTCCTGGTCGTGGTCAAGGAGCCCACGAGGGTCCGGCGCCTCTTCGGCAACCTTCCGGGGGTGGAGGTCGTGAGCCCCGCCGCCCTGAACGCGGAGATCCTCGCGCCCGGCGGAGACCCGGGTCGTCTCGCCCTCTTCAGCGAAGGGGCGCTCGAGATCCTGCGGAGTTGGCACCCATGA
- a CDS encoding 50S ribosomal protein L3 — MPKEHRPRHGSMAFSPRKRSESPIPHFSSWPDIDGTPRVQGFAGYKAGMTHATIVDYRPTSTTSGQEVQVPVTVVEVPPMKVAGVRLYEHTHEGLKTVGEVWAPRLDKELDRVFPIPKDYNVDEAWKKVDAVQIDDVRLLTYTQPTLVTGVPKKKPDLMENRVGGGSVPERLKYAKEHLGKEIPVTEFCREGSMVDVAAITKGKGWQGHHTRWGTRLLSHKNSKHRRNIGTLGNFQPGFVRPTVPQSGQFGYHQRTEYNKRILKMGEKGEEINPDGGFLNYGTIRNPYVMLHGSIPGPAKRLIRFRDASRGGFVRLEKPPEVTFVSRQSKQGA; from the coding sequence ATGCCCAAGGAACACCGCCCCCGCCACGGCTCCATGGCGTTCTCGCCCCGCAAGCGGAGCGAGAGCCCGATCCCGCACTTCTCCAGCTGGCCCGACATCGACGGCACGCCCCGCGTCCAGGGGTTCGCCGGGTACAAGGCGGGCATGACCCACGCCACGATCGTGGACTATCGGCCCACGTCGACGACGTCGGGCCAGGAGGTCCAGGTCCCCGTGACCGTGGTCGAGGTGCCGCCCATGAAGGTCGCGGGCGTGCGGCTCTACGAGCACACCCACGAGGGCCTGAAGACCGTGGGCGAGGTCTGGGCGCCGCGCCTGGACAAGGAGCTCGATCGCGTATTCCCGATCCCCAAGGATTACAACGTCGACGAGGCGTGGAAGAAGGTCGACGCGGTCCAGATCGACGACGTGCGTCTCTTGACGTACACGCAGCCCACCCTGGTGACGGGCGTCCCCAAGAAGAAGCCCGACCTCATGGAGAACCGCGTGGGCGGCGGGTCCGTCCCGGAGCGACTGAAGTACGCGAAGGAACACCTGGGGAAGGAGATCCCCGTGACCGAGTTTTGTCGCGAGGGCTCCATGGTCGACGTCGCCGCGATCACGAAGGGCAAGGGGTGGCAGGGACACCACACGCGCTGGGGCACCCGCCTCCTGAGCCACAAGAACTCGAAGCACCGCAGGAACATCGGCACGCTCGGGAACTTCCAGCCAGGCTTCGTGCGGCCCACGGTCCCGCAGAGTGGACAGTTCGGGTACCACCAGCGCACGGAGTACAACAAACGCATCCTCAAGATGGGCGAGAAGGGCGAGGAGATCAATCCCGACGGCGGATTCCTGAACTACGGCACGATCCGCAATCCGTACGTCATGCTCCACGGCTCGATCCCCGGCCCCGCGAAGCGCCTGATCCGGTTCCGGGACGCGAGCCGCGGCGGCTTCGTCCGGCTCGAGAAGCCCCCCGAGGTCACGTTCGTCTCTAGACAATCCAAGCAGGGGGCGTGA